ATCGCCTCTTATGCGGCGAAACGCGAGAACCCCAACCTGGACGATATCGGCTTTCGTCAGCAGGCCGAGCTGTATGATCTCTGTCGCAGCTGGGGACAGGCACCAGTGGTAGTGGACAGCTATGACATCCGCCAGGACCCCGCAGCCAAGCTGGAACAGATGTGCGATGCCATCGGCCTTGCCTATTCGCCCAAGATGCTGAGCTGGCCCAAAGGCGGCCACAAGGACGATGGCGTCTGGGCCGAGGTCTGGTATGGCGCGGTCTGGACCTCTACCGGTTTTGCCGGTCCCGAAGGCGATCTGCCCGAGGTGCCCGAACACCTGCAACCAGTGCTGGAGGAGGCGATGCCCTATTACGAGCAGTTGAAGGCGGTGAAGATCTAAGGCCGCTTCACGGGCAGGCTGGTCAGCCGATCAGCTTGCCCAGTTTCATCGCCACGCCCATGTCGCCGGTGATCTTGATCTTGCCCATCATCACGGCGGTCATTGGGTTCAGCTTGCCGGTCAGCAGCTTTTTCAGATTTTCTTCCGACAGGCGCAGGGTGCAGTCGGTGTCGCTGTCTTCAGTGGTCGCGGTGCCATCGGCCAGAACGATGACGCCCTCCTCGCCGCAGTCGAATTTCAGCGAGCCGTCAAAGCTTTTGTCGGACAGGCCGGACTGGATACCGGCGGCGATGTCGTGAAGTGCCATCAGGGAATCTCCTCTTGCCTGACGTGAGCGTTAGGCAAGGGATTTGTGCTGGGCAAGCATGACCAAGCGGGAGGCGAGCCTCAGGCGCTTGCCAGTGCCTCGATCGTCAGCGGACAGGGGCTGCCGCTGTAAAATTCATCAAGAACCTGTTTGAATTCGCCCGGTGCATCCGGCACGGCGGCAAACAGCGTCATGGAAGAGCGCAGTTTCTTGGCGTCGACCTTGCCGAGGATCTCGGCGGCGTCCTGATCTGCGTGCGACAGCATCAGGCGGGACACCTCGACCAGACGGGCGCTGAGCACCTCGTGGCCAAGATAGGCCTTGGCCTCGGCCAGATCCTCGATCCCGTAAAGCTGTGCCATGTGGGATTTGCCAAGCTCGGCCAGTTGCGGGAAGACGAACCACATCCAGTGGCTCGTCTTTTTACCCACAGAAAGTTCGCTCAGGACATCGGACCAGACCGTGTCCTGGGCTTCGACGAACATTTCCAGCTCTTCTTCGAAATCGTCCTCGAAATCGCCGTCTATGTCGTAGTCGTCACTCATTTTTTCAGCCGACGGTCGCGTGCGGCCAGAAGTTTCAGGCGCAGGGCGTTCAGCTGGATAAAGCCTGCCGCGTCTTCCTGATTGTAGGCGCCGGCGTCTTCTTCAAAGGTCACGTGGGCCTCGGAATAGAGCGAATGCTCGGAATCACGCGCCACCACAAAGACTGACCCTTTGTAGAGTTTCAGGGTCACGGTGCCGGTGACATGCTCCTGGCTCTTGTCGATCAGGGCCTGCAGCATTTCACGCTCGGGGCTGTACCAGAAGCCGTTGTAGATCAGCTCGGCATAGCGGGGCATGATCGAATCCTTCAGGTGGCCTGCGCCACTGTCGAGGGTGATCTGCTCGATACCGCGGTGCGCCTGCAGCAGGATGGTGCCGCCGGGGGTCTCGTAGATGCCGCGGGATTTCATGCCGACAAAGCGGTTTTCCACAAAATCCAGACGGCCAATGCCATGCTTGCGGCCATATTCGTTCAGCGCGGTCAGGATGGTGGCCGGGCTCATCGCCTCGCCGTTGATCGAAACCGCATCGCCCTGCTCGAAACCGATGGTGATGATTTCCGGCGTATCCGGTGCATCCTCGGGGTTCACGGTGCGCTGGTAGACGTAATCGGGGGCCTGCTCGGCGGGATCTTCCAGCACTTTGCCCTCGGAAGAGGTGTGCAGCAGGTTCGCATCGACCGAGAAGGGCGCTTCGCCGCGCTTGTCCTTGGCGATCGGAATCTGGTTCTTCTCGGCGAATTCCAAGAGGCGCGTGCGCGAGGTCAGGTCCCATTCCCGCCAGGGGGCGATCACCTTGATGTCGGGGTTCAGCGCATAGGCGGCCAGTTCAAAGCGCACCTGGTCGTTGCCCTTGCCGGTGGCGCCATGGGCCACGGCATCGGCTCCGGTTTCAGCGGCGATTTCCACCAGACGTTTGGAGATCAGCGGACGTGCGATGGAGGTGCCCAGCAGGTACTCGCCCTCATAGAGCGCATTGCCACGGAACATCGGGAAGACGAAGTCTTTCACGAACTCTTCGCGGACGTCTTCGATGTAGATGTTTTCCGGCTTGATGCCCAGCATCTCGGCCTTTTTGCGGGCGGGCTCCAGCTCTTCGCCCTGGCCCAGATCGGCGGTAAAGGTCACCACCTCGCAGCCATATTCGGTCTGCAGCCATTTCAGGATGATCGACGTATCAAGGCCGCCAGAGTAGGCCAGCACAACTTTTTTGGGCGCGGACATGGGTTTTCCTCTTGATCAGAACGTTTGCGGGGTAGCGGGTTTTGCAGAGAAGGGCAAGGTTCGCCGGGTTTTCCTTGTCTTGCTGCGCGCAATACGTGCATGAATGCCGGAACGATTATTTTCAGGAGACATTTCCCGTGACCGGCTGGAAGATATTTTCGCATTCAATCGAAATGATAAGCAGGAACTTTCAACAAGCGGTGCAGATCTTTCTTGTGCCCTTGGTTCTCATCGCATTGGTCATATTCGCGATGGTCGGTCAGATGGCAAGCGAACTGACGATGCATGGAAATGGAGCGTCAGTTCCAATCGGTATGGTTGGGCCGGGTATGTTCCTAAAATTCTTTTTGCTCTCGCTGGTCGTCGCGCTGATCAGCATGTGGGGCATTGTAGCCTGGCACCGCTATGTGCTGCTCGAAGAGATGCCTAAAGGGTGGATACCACGGCTCAACCCTTCAAACATCGTTATGTACCTGCTGCGCAGCCTTCAGTTGATGCTTGTATCGATGGTCTGCATGCTTCCGGTTGCTTTCATCGGCTCAGCCATCGTGCAGGCCGGGGGCGTGATTGGTGCAGTCCTGATGGTAGTCTGTCTTGTTGCCGTTTCTGTGTTTGTCGGTCGAATGGTGCTTGTCCTGCCTGCGGCGGCAATCGGTGCGTCCTTTGGGCTAAGCGATGCGTTGCGCGCGACACAGGGGCAGTGGCCGACTTTCCTTGCTGTGGGTTTTTTCATCTTTTTGGCAAATGCAGTTGCAGCGGTGATACTGCTTGGTCTGTCTTCGGTTCCGTGGCTGATGAACGTTGTTCAACTCGGCTTTTCCGCTGTGCTGAGCCTGCTCAATATCAGCATCCTGACCACGCTTTACGGTTACTACGAGGAAAAGCGTTCGATCTGATATCGGTATTCTTTTGCATGCTTTGCGCCTGCCCCTTGCCTTGGGGGCGGGCTTGCGCCACTGAAAGGGTATGAGCGATTTTCAGACCCGGTTCAAAGATGCCGCCCGCGCCGCCGAGGCGGCCATGCGCGAGGTGTTTCCCGCAACGCCCCTGCAGCGCAATGTTCACCTGTCCGAACGCTTCGGGGCGGATATCTACCTCAAGCGTGAGGATCTGAGCCCGGTCCGCTCCTACAAGATCCGCGGCGCGCTCAACGCCATGCGCAAGCAGCCCGATCAGGATCTCTTTGTCTGCGCCTCGGCCGGCAATCACGCGCAGGGCGTTGCCTTCATGTGTCGGCATCTGGGCAAGCGCGGGGTGATCTTCATGCCGGTGACAACGCCGCAGCAAAAGATCCAGAAGACCCGCATGTTCGGCGGTGACAATATCGAGGTGCACCTGATCGGCGACTATTTCGACGACACGCTGTCTGCTGCACAAGAGTGGTGCGCGCGGGAGGGTGGGCATTTCCTGTCGCCCTTTGACGACAGCGATGTGATCGAAGGTCAGGCCTCGATCGCGGTGGAAATCGAAGAGCAGCTTGGCGGGATCCCCGACCATGTGATTTTGCCAGTGGGCGGGGGTGGCATGTCCTCGGGCGTTGCGACCTTTTTTGGCGATGCGGTGCATTGCCTCTTTGCGGAACCCACAGGCGGGGCCTGCCTGCGCGCGGCGCTGACGGCAGGACATCCGGTGGCGCTGGACAAGGTGGATACTTTTGTCGATGGCGCCGCGGTGGGCACCATCGGGGCGCAGCCCTTTGACCTTCTGAAACACATCCCGCTGCCGGATGTGATCGCCATTTCAGAGGACCGGATCTGCACCACCATCATCGAGATGCTGAATGTCGAAGGCATCGTGCTGGAACCCGCTGGCGCGCTGTCGGTCGAGGCGCTGAACGATGTGCGCTCCTGGATTCGCGGTAAAAGCGTCGTGTGTGTCACCTCGGGCGGGAATTTCGATTTCGAACGTCTGCCAGAGGTCAAGGAACGTGCCCTGCGCTATTCGGGCATCAAGAAATACTTCCTGTTGCGTCTGCCGCAGCGGCCCGGCGCGCTGAAGGAGTTCCTCAACATCCTTGGCCCCGAGGATGATATTGCGCGGTTCGAGTATCTGAAGAAATCGGCGCGCAACTTCGGCTCGGTTCTGATCGGGATCGAAACCAAGCGCCCGGAGAATTTTGCCGCGCTTTTTGCCCGCCTTGATGAGGCAGGCATGACCTATACCGATATCACCAATGACGAAACGCTGGCGCAGTTTCTGATCTGAAAGGTTCTTCTCAGGCAGAGGGGGTACGCTCAGACCGGTAGCTGAGGACGACAGTCGGTCAACTCAGGTTGGGCAGCTCTGCCAGAAACTGCGTCTTGGATTTCTCATAGGCAGAGATCACCGCGTCCAGATCGACCGATCCGGCGGCGCCGCTTGCCGATTGGCGCTCCCCGGCAAGACAGAGGTCAGAGAAGGCATCAAAACCCAGATTCATTGCGCTGCCTTTGAGGAAATGAAGGTCCTGCTCCAAGGCGCCGCGATCTCCAGTGCGAAGTTTGCTGATCACGCCCTCTACCTCCTCCAGGAAGAGCTCCACAACCTCATCGAAGTCCTCTTCCCCTACTTCCTGGCGAAGTTCCTTGACGCGAGGCCAGTTAATCATAATCCAAGTCCTGCTTCTTGTTTCCTGGTAAGTATTTCATAACGTCCCACGGGTAAATTTAAAGTGAAAGCAGGTGGTGAGTTCAATCTTTCCGCTTCATAACCTGTTAAAGAACTGGCTGGATAATGCCCGCTATTGTGGGCAAATTCCTTGCTAGTGTATTGAGGTGTCGTTAGTTGCTGCCAGACAGTCCCGTGGACCATGAGGAAGACGCTATGAGCGGATCGATCAACCGTGTGCTGGTTGTCGATGATAGTCGGCTGCAGCGCCGGATTCTTGTCGCGTCTCTGAAGAAATGGGGTTTTGACGTTCTGGAAGCCGAGGGCGGCGAACAGGCGATGGAAATCTGCCGGAACGATCCGCCGGATCTTATCCTCAGCGACTGGATGATGCCTGGCATGAACGGTATCGAGTTCTGCCGTGAATTTCGGGCTCAGGGCACTGATAAATATAGCTATTTCATCCTTCTGACCTCCAAGAGTGAAAAGAACGAAGTTGCCGAAGGCCTGGATGCAGGGGCTGATGATTTCCTCACCAAACCGGTCAGCTCGGATGAGCTGCGGGCGCGGATTTCGGCCGGAGAACGGATCCTGCGGATGCAGCGTGAGCTGTCCGAGAAGAACCGGATCGTCTCGGAAACCCTGGGTGAGTTGCAGCGAGTTTATGACGCGATCGACAAGGATCTGATTCAGGCGCGCAAGATTCAGGAATCACTGGTGCCGGAGCTGTCCAAGTCGTTTGGCTCCTCGACCGTCAGCCTGCTTTTGAAGCCTTGTGGCCATATCGGTGGCGATTTGGTGGGCATGTTTTGTCCGGGCGTCAACCGAATCGGCTTCTATTCCATCGATGTATCGGGCCACGGGATCACCTCGGCGATGATGACCGCACGACTGGGTGGCTACCTGTCTTCGACCTATTTCGACCAGAACGTCGGCATGGAAAAGCGGTTCAACCGATTCTATGCGCTGCGGCAGCCGGAAGAGGTGGCCAGCATGCTGAACGCCCGCCTGATCGCGGATACCGGCATCGAAGAATACTTCACCATGGCCTATTGCATCGTCGATCTGCGCAGCGGCGTGCTGAAGATGGTGCAGGCCGGGCATCCGCACCCCTTGCTGCTGCGCAAGGATGGAACCGCTGAATTCATCGGCAAAGGCGGGGTCCCCGTCGGTCTGGTGCCGGATATCGGCTACAGCCAGGAAGAGATAGTGATGGAAAAGGGCGACCGGCTGCTGCTTTACTCCGATGGTTTTACCGAAGCGCGCCTGGAATCCGGTGAGATGCTGGAGGCCGAGGGGCTGCTCGAACTGATCCGCAAATGCGACAGCAGCCAGTCCGGCAAGGAGTTCCTGGACGATCTCTACTGGAACCTGACCCAGATCCTGTCGCCAGAGCACGGGCTGGAGGATGACGTTTCCGCCACCCTGTTCGAATACGAAGGACCGTAATCCGGACCGTATCCCTGCACCGGGATCGTTTCGGCAGGGCTCTCCCGCCAATCGCCTGATGATCAACGATCATCGGCTCTTGTTGGGCCGGGCTGCACGCCAGGGCGTGCAGCGGTCACGCTTCTAACGCCACTCATATACACAACCAACCCTATGGAATCCCACCGCAGCGCGCTTGCGCGCTGCCATGCCCAAGGGGGACCGAAGGCCCAGTGGGCCGTTCAAGTCACGCGCGGGAGTGCCCCCGGGGCTATGTTGTGTGGTGGACGGTCCACATTTCCCCTACGGGCAGAACCGGGCGGCAAAATGGCGATCCCCGGGGTTGCCGAGGTGCGTAACGGCTTCATCAGCGGGCATCCACAGCGCCTCGTGGCCGGGCTCCAGCGGAGGGCCCAAGCGCTGCAGGGGCCGGGCCATATAGATATGGCAGAGTTTCTCCGCCCAGAGATGGTATTCCGGCATGAAGACGAACCGCCGGAATGCACCAAGGCGACGTGGCGCGGCGATACTCCATCCGGTTTCCTCATAAACCTCCCGATGAAGCGCGGGCAGGGGCGATTCGCCGGGGTCAATGCCGCCTCCGGGCAGCTGGATGTCCGGCCCCGGATCCATCTGGCAGGTCAGCAGCAATTGCCCGTCGCGCGGAAGCAGCGCATAGATTCCGGGCCGCAGCCTGTAGCTTCGCCCCGCTTCGGGCGGCTTTCCAAAACGTCTGATCACATGCGCCCCCTTCACTCCGAATGGCAAAACCCTATATAGGCTCGATATGCCAACCTCCGGCGTGTAAGGAAACCCCATGACACTTGGTTCGAAAATCGCGTGGGACGATACGGTCCTGCCCTTCCAGCTTGATGCCTCGGACATGCGCGGCCGCGTCGCGCGTCTTGACGGCGTTCTGGATGGTATTCTGAAACAGCACGACTATCCGCCC
This genomic stretch from Phaeobacter gallaeciensis harbors:
- a CDS encoding PP2C family protein-serine/threonine phosphatase encodes the protein MSGSINRVLVVDDSRLQRRILVASLKKWGFDVLEAEGGEQAMEICRNDPPDLILSDWMMPGMNGIEFCREFRAQGTDKYSYFILLTSKSEKNEVAEGLDAGADDFLTKPVSSDELRARISAGERILRMQRELSEKNRIVSETLGELQRVYDAIDKDLIQARKIQESLVPELSKSFGSSTVSLLLKPCGHIGGDLVGMFCPGVNRIGFYSIDVSGHGITSAMMTARLGGYLSSTYFDQNVGMEKRFNRFYALRQPEEVASMLNARLIADTGIEEYFTMAYCIVDLRSGVLKMVQAGHPHPLLLRKDGTAEFIGKGGVPVGLVPDIGYSQEEIVMEKGDRLLLYSDGFTEARLESGEMLEAEGLLELIRKCDSSQSGKEFLDDLYWNLTQILSPEHGLEDDVSATLFEYEGP
- a CDS encoding argininosuccinate synthase gives rise to the protein MSAPKKVVLAYSGGLDTSIILKWLQTEYGCEVVTFTADLGQGEELEPARKKAEMLGIKPENIYIEDVREEFVKDFVFPMFRGNALYEGEYLLGTSIARPLISKRLVEIAAETGADAVAHGATGKGNDQVRFELAAYALNPDIKVIAPWREWDLTSRTRLLEFAEKNQIPIAKDKRGEAPFSVDANLLHTSSEGKVLEDPAEQAPDYVYQRTVNPEDAPDTPEIITIGFEQGDAVSINGEAMSPATILTALNEYGRKHGIGRLDFVENRFVGMKSRGIYETPGGTILLQAHRGIEQITLDSGAGHLKDSIMPRYAELIYNGFWYSPEREMLQALIDKSQEHVTGTVTLKLYKGSVFVVARDSEHSLYSEAHVTFEEDAGAYNQEDAAGFIQLNALRLKLLAARDRRLKK
- a CDS encoding SCP2 sterol-binding domain-containing protein: MALHDIAAGIQSGLSDKSFDGSLKFDCGEEGVIVLADGTATTEDSDTDCTLRLSEENLKKLLTGKLNPMTAVMMGKIKITGDMGVAMKLGKLIG
- a CDS encoding NUDIX hydrolase; translated protein: MIRRFGKPPEAGRSYRLRPGIYALLPRDGQLLLTCQMDPGPDIQLPGGGIDPGESPLPALHREVYEETGWSIAAPRRLGAFRRFVFMPEYHLWAEKLCHIYMARPLQRLGPPLEPGHEALWMPADEAVTHLGNPGDRHFAARFCP
- a CDS encoding branched-chain amino acid aminotransferase, whose product is MRIAMWSGPRNLSTAMMYSFGNRGDCAVVDEPFYAAYLKMTGLDHPMREEIMDSQSQDPQAVADMLIGDIPAAKPVYYQKHMSQHMIPGMPRDWMREVTNVFLIRHPARVIASYAAKRENPNLDDIGFRQQAELYDLCRSWGQAPVVVDSYDIRQDPAAKLEQMCDAIGLAYSPKMLSWPKGGHKDDGVWAEVWYGAVWTSTGFAGPEGDLPEVPEHLQPVLEEAMPYYEQLKAVKI
- the ilvA gene encoding threonine ammonia-lyase IlvA, encoding MSDFQTRFKDAARAAEAAMREVFPATPLQRNVHLSERFGADIYLKREDLSPVRSYKIRGALNAMRKQPDQDLFVCASAGNHAQGVAFMCRHLGKRGVIFMPVTTPQQKIQKTRMFGGDNIEVHLIGDYFDDTLSAAQEWCAREGGHFLSPFDDSDVIEGQASIAVEIEEQLGGIPDHVILPVGGGGMSSGVATFFGDAVHCLFAEPTGGACLRAALTAGHPVALDKVDTFVDGAAVGTIGAQPFDLLKHIPLPDVIAISEDRICTTIIEMLNVEGIVLEPAGALSVEALNDVRSWIRGKSVVCVTSGGNFDFERLPEVKERALRYSGIKKYFLLRLPQRPGALKEFLNILGPEDDIARFEYLKKSARNFGSVLIGIETKRPENFAALFARLDEAGMTYTDITNDETLAQFLI
- a CDS encoding Hpt domain-containing protein yields the protein MINWPRVKELRQEVGEEDFDEVVELFLEEVEGVISKLRTGDRGALEQDLHFLKGSAMNLGFDAFSDLCLAGERQSASGAAGSVDLDAVISAYEKSKTQFLAELPNLS
- a CDS encoding DUF1810 domain-containing protein, which produces MSDDYDIDGDFEDDFEEELEMFVEAQDTVWSDVLSELSVGKKTSHWMWFVFPQLAELGKSHMAQLYGIEDLAEAKAYLGHEVLSARLVEVSRLMLSHADQDAAEILGKVDAKKLRSSMTLFAAVPDAPGEFKQVLDEFYSGSPCPLTIEALASA